In Alteribacter lacisalsi, a genomic segment contains:
- a CDS encoding carbohydrate ABC transporter permease yields the protein MKTTQAGQKKKAGRWRDSPLPWLLPLGIILTFVFLYPVFEIVRFSFTNASLMDTDYEYTIGSFLRLVQLPGFYQMLTVTGIFVFASVFFQLFFGFLIALIIDRGQQLKMRGTVAVRTAVLTAWAIPGVIIGIIWRIMYNETESGIFNHFVSLFGMDTMPFLSDPQMALFAVTLANIWRGTAFSMILLYAGIQTLPKDVMEAAKIDGASAFQRLTKVMLPMLAPIILINLIIISIDTFNTFDMVMALTGGGPGQSTEVIALSIYTSIFREFNLGHGAATAVVLLIINVGMTLVYLKILGKREER from the coding sequence ATGAAAACAACGCAAGCCGGACAAAAAAAGAAAGCCGGGAGATGGAGGGATTCACCCCTCCCCTGGCTCCTCCCATTAGGGATTATTCTGACGTTCGTATTTTTATATCCTGTTTTTGAAATTGTGCGATTCAGTTTTACAAATGCTTCGCTGATGGACACCGACTATGAGTATACAATTGGTTCTTTTTTACGACTTGTGCAATTGCCCGGATTCTATCAGATGCTTACCGTGACTGGAATCTTTGTTTTTGCCAGTGTATTCTTCCAGTTGTTCTTTGGCTTTCTCATTGCTCTTATTATCGACCGGGGCCAGCAGCTGAAAATGAGAGGAACGGTAGCCGTCCGCACAGCGGTGCTGACCGCGTGGGCGATTCCCGGGGTGATTATCGGGATTATCTGGCGGATTATGTACAATGAAACCGAGTCCGGTATCTTTAATCACTTTGTCAGCCTTTTTGGAATGGATACGATGCCGTTTCTATCTGATCCCCAGATGGCTCTGTTTGCTGTCACGCTCGCCAACATCTGGCGGGGAACGGCGTTCAGTATGATCCTGCTGTATGCAGGCATTCAGACGCTGCCGAAAGATGTCATGGAAGCAGCGAAAATTGATGGAGCGTCCGCATTTCAGCGTCTGACGAAAGTGATGCTGCCGATGCTCGCGCCGATTATTCTGATTAACCTGATCATTATTTCCATCGATACCTTTAACACGTTTGATATGGTGATGGCGCTCACAGGAGGCGGACCGGGGCAGAGTACCGAAGTCATCGCCCTGAGTATTTACACCTCCATCTTCCGGGAATTCAACCTCGGGCACGGAGCAGCCACAGCGGTCGTACTGCTGATCATAAATGTGGGGATGACCCTCGTCTATCTTAAAATCCTCGGGAAAAGGGAGGAACGGTAA
- a CDS encoding extracellular solute-binding protein, translating into MKKTVIGTIGGGALLFLAACGGNGTSGEGDVDLDWLTTPSYSPQATNEEEADYISGKIAEFEEEFPDVNINMDLQSTDIDEAMSRLLEQANTGRAPDVAAIDGFYFQRFIDYLQPLDELFEEYDMDIDDFLPFAQDVIKGEDGQIYGLYMNTDTRVLFYNTEVVEEPPATWDEAIELSLDIQEDGYSGLLFPGGRGEGTAVTTLWPLFWAQGGELVDEDGNPSFGEGENREKMLNVLSQIDTAVQSGATPQRVSSYGGENDLNEEIAGGSAAMFLGGNWQLSFMRETLGEDFENWDVAPLPQIEENQFATSAGGWAWGIFAEEEDKQEAAFDLITRLFISEQGMSEWINVHGGLPSRESVYESEYFEGDEFSDVFREYLEDANVRPASPRYNEISNQMQIAVSEVISGSKTPEEALDDAWSVVNED; encoded by the coding sequence ATGAAGAAAACCGTAATTGGGACGATTGGTGGGGGCGCCCTGCTGTTTCTGGCTGCCTGTGGGGGTAATGGTACTTCCGGAGAAGGGGATGTGGATCTCGATTGGCTGACCACCCCTTCCTATTCGCCTCAGGCAACTAATGAAGAGGAAGCTGACTATATTTCCGGAAAGATTGCTGAATTTGAAGAGGAGTTTCCGGATGTAAACATTAACATGGACCTTCAGTCAACCGATATTGATGAAGCGATGTCCCGACTGCTTGAACAGGCCAACACGGGACGGGCGCCGGATGTGGCGGCCATCGATGGATTTTACTTTCAGCGTTTCATCGATTACCTCCAGCCGCTGGACGAGTTGTTCGAAGAATACGATATGGATATCGACGATTTTCTGCCATTCGCACAGGATGTGATTAAGGGCGAAGATGGTCAGATTTATGGTCTGTACATGAATACAGATACCAGGGTGCTTTTCTATAACACCGAAGTGGTTGAGGAGCCTCCAGCCACATGGGATGAAGCGATTGAGCTTTCCCTCGACATTCAGGAAGATGGCTACAGCGGTCTTCTTTTCCCTGGCGGACGCGGGGAAGGAACCGCAGTGACAACCCTCTGGCCGTTATTCTGGGCCCAGGGCGGGGAACTGGTTGATGAGGACGGAAACCCTTCCTTTGGTGAAGGGGAGAATAGGGAAAAAATGCTGAATGTTCTCAGCCAGATTGATACGGCTGTTCAGTCAGGTGCGACACCGCAGCGGGTGAGCAGCTACGGTGGAGAAAATGACCTGAACGAGGAAATAGCCGGAGGAAGTGCCGCTATGTTTCTCGGTGGTAACTGGCAGCTTTCCTTTATGAGAGAAACACTCGGGGAAGATTTTGAAAACTGGGATGTAGCGCCACTCCCACAGATTGAGGAAAATCAGTTTGCTACCAGTGCAGGCGGCTGGGCCTGGGGTATTTTTGCTGAAGAAGAAGACAAACAGGAAGCTGCCTTTGACCTGATCACCCGCCTGTTTATCAGCGAGCAGGGCATGAGTGAATGGATTAATGTCCACGGCGGCTTGCCTTCAAGGGAATCTGTTTACGAGTCCGAGTACTTTGAAGGTGATGAGTTCAGCGATGTGTTCAGAGAGTACCTTGAAGACGCGAACGTCAGACCGGCTTCACCACGATACAACGAAATTTCAAATCAGATGCAAATTGCGGTTTCCGAAGTGATCAGCGGTTCAAAAACCCCTGAAGAAGCTTTGGATGACGCCTGGTCTGTCGTAAATGAAGACTGA